The following proteins are co-located in the Prionailurus viverrinus isolate Anna chromosome A1, UM_Priviv_1.0, whole genome shotgun sequence genome:
- the GPR151 gene encoding G-protein coupled receptor 151 encodes MLAAASTDSNSSTMNVSSAHLHFAGGYLPSDSKDWRTIVPALLVAICLVGFMGNLCVIGVLLHSAWKGKPSMIHSLILNLSLADLSLLLFSAPVRATAYFKGVWDLGWFVCKSSDWFIHTCMAAKSLTIVAVAKACFMYASDPAKQVSIHNCTIWSVLVAIWAVASLLPLPEWFFSTTRLHAGVEMCLMDVPPMAERFMAMFGKLYPLLAFCLPLLSASFYFWRAYGQCKKRGTKTQNLRNQMRSRQLTVMLLSIAVTSAVLWLPDWIAWLWIWHLTAGGPAPPQGFIALSQVLMFSISSANPLIFLVMSEEFKEGLKGLWKWMITKKPPTASESQKTPAGNSNVPPDNVPSPESPAPIPEREKPGSPSSSVDRTEKAQIPILPDVEQFWHERDTVPCVQDNDPTPWEHDDQETGDCDK; translated from the coding sequence ATGCTGGCAGCTGCCTCCACAGACTCCAACTCCAGCACCATGAACGTGTCGTCTGCTCACCTCCACTTTGCCGGAGGGTACCTGCCCTCTGACTCCAAGGACTGGAGGACCATCGTCCCAGCTCTCTTGGTGGCCATCTGCCTGGTGGGCTTCATGGGGAACCTTTGCGTGATTGGCGTCCTCCTTCATAGCGCTTGGAAAGGGAAGCCATCCATGATCCACTCCCTGATTCTGAATCTAAGCCTGGCtgatctctctctcctgctgtttTCTGCACCCGTCCGAGCGACAGCATACTTCAAAGGGGTTTGGGACCTAGGCTGGTTTGTCTGCAAGTCCTCTGACTGGTTCATCCACACGTGCATGGCAGCCAAGAGCCTGACGATCGTTGCCGTGGCCAAAGCATGCTTCATGTATGCGAGTGACCCAGCCAAGCAAGTAAGTATCCACAACTGCACCATCTGGTCAGTGCTGGTGGCCATCTGGGCTGTAGCTAGCCTGCTCCCCCTGCCAGAATGGTTCTTTAGCACCACCAGGCTTCACGCAGGTGTGGAAATGTGCCTCATGGACGTCCCCCCCATGGCCGAAAGGTTCATGGCAATGTTTGGTAAGCTCTACCCTCTCCTGGCGTTTTGTCTTCCATTACTCTCTGCCAGTTTTTATTTCTGGAGAGCTTATGGTCAGTGTAAGAAACGAGGCACTAAGACTCAAAATCTGAGAAACCAGATGCGCTCCAGACAGCTCACAGTGATGTTGCTGAGTATCGCTGTCACCTCTGCTGTGCTGTGGCTCCCCGACTGGATAGCGTGGCTGTGGATCTGGCACCTGACGGCTGGAGGCCCAGCCCCACCACAAGGTTTCATAGCCCTGTCTCAAGTCCTTATGTTTTCCATCTCTTCGGCAAATCCTCTCATCTTCCTAGTGATGTCAGAAGAGTTCAAGGAAGGCCTGAAAGGCTTGTGGAAATGGATGATAACCAAAAAACCACCAACTGCCTCAGAGTCTCAGAAAACACCAGCTGGTAACTCAAATGTCCCTCCCGACAATGTCCCATCTCCAGAGTCCCCAGCACCCataccagagagagagaagcctggcTCTCCCTCCTCCAGTGTAGACAGAACGGAGAAGGCACAGATCCCCATCCTTCCTGATGTAGAGCAGTTTTGGCATGAGAGGGACACAGTCCCTTGTGTACAGGACAATGACCCTACCCCCTGGGAACATGACGATCAAGAGACGGGAGACTGTGATAAATAG